From Rutidosis leptorrhynchoides isolate AG116_Rl617_1_P2 unplaced genomic scaffold, CSIRO_AGI_Rlap_v1 contig111, whole genome shotgun sequence:
TTCCACTTGATGAAAGTGACCCTTTTATGTATGTCTTGTTGTCTCTGCAATCAGTGAGAGACTTGATTCTGAAAAGTTTAGCTCAGAGTTTATGCTTGTTCTGAAGGTTGACAAATTTCATTCTAATGTGGGGTATTCCAGGAGGCTGCTGCTCATTTATTATGTGCCGCGGTAAATTTCTTTCCAGCTTCCATTCATCGGCACTTGGACAGTGTAAGTTACTGATAATACATGCATTCTCCAACATTTATTCAAAATGCTTGCTTATTTCTGGGGTGGTATGCTTCAAATTCAAATAATCTCAAATTCTGCTGGGTCTAGTAATTGTATATTGCTGCTCGTAGGCTGAAGCTGCTATTGCCACCAAAATTTTGTCTGGAAAATGCAGTGCAAACATGCTAAAGGTAAACCTATTCGTAGCTTTTTTAACAAAATAAGTTAATGACATGCATATGACTTGCTTCTGAATTATATATGTCCTTTATTTGGTTGATATTCAGAAGCTTGCTTATTGCCTAGCATTACTTCCAAAATCCAAAGGTGATGCGAGTAGCTGGTTCCTGATGATGCAGAAGATTCTGTTACTCTTAAACTCCCTCTTGACTGATGTGTTCCATGGTTTAGAAGAAGGTATGTGATGCTAAACTATTTTCCTTGACTGATagtggtggtaataatggtaacTAACAAATTTCTCTGCACCTGATACAGAAAGTAAAAATCACGAAGTTGTCAGATCACTGGTTTTGCCTGGGAAAGATCCTCCACCTTCTTTAGGGGGTCTTGCAAACTTGGGAGATGAAATAGACAATCCATTAAAGGGTTCTGAGAAGTTGCTCATGTCTAGTGTGCAAACTCTGATGCTATCTTGTTGTATGATGCTTACTAGCTCCTATCCTAACCAGGTACTGTTTTACTTAAATGATCATTGAGTACATATATGCTTGTAGCTTCTGTATCTTTTGATGTTAAAAAAGTAAGAAACAATAAATTTAAAGGCGCATAATCAAAACCGTTACTTGCTGTGGTATTAGGTAACTGTTCCAATTACCTCACTGTTGGCCCTTGTGGAGCGAGTACTTAAGGTGGATGGTTCTGTACCACACGCTCAATTACCCTTTATGACTTCAATGCATCAAGAACTCATTTGTTTGGACCTACCAGTTTTGCACTTATGTTGTCTGGACCTGCTGACTGCCATCGTAAAGGGTATGCACAGGTAATATGGTATTTGATTTTGTTATAAATATTTTGTAGTTAGGAATGCTAAACTATAGTGAGCTTGAGGTCTCTCACTACGTCTACTATCTTCAGAATGTGATACTACTTATTAAAGCAGAATTTTCTACATATTCATTCGCATTTTCACATGCTCCCTGTGTTACTTTGAATTCTGCTTTCATTCATGATAGGCGAGTGTGCACACATGTGCTAGTGTGTTGTATTTTGAAGGAAATTTAGTTTGAATGCTTAGTTCTTACTATATTCCAGCTCAAACTATGGTGAGAAATGAAAACACTTACATAAGAACTGTTTCACAATATTATTCATTGTTGATATGGACTACCTATTCATGTATGCTGTTTTATACCGACAATTGTTTCACAAATGCGAATCATATTTTACTTTATGAAATAGTACAATCATTTCTTGTATTCATTTCCTGCTTTCTGCTTCCTTCAATAATTTATAAGCTGACACTTCAAGTTTCTCAATAATTTTCCGTTGCAGTCAGTTATTACCATTTGCTGCATCCGTAGTGCGGCTCATAAAAGAATACTTTGAGACGTGTGCACTCCCAGAGTTACGGATAAAGGTCTACTCAATCATAAAGATTTTGCTGATAACAATGGGTGCTGGTATGTAAAATATCTTAGATTTATGTTGTGTAGTACTTGGCTGTTTCCATCGATATTTTCTTGATCTCTGACTGCTACGCTTACTGTATGATATTCCTCTCCTAGGCTCAAACTGCAATATTATAAGCTTTGCTCCACAACTTCTAATTTGAGCAGACTTCTTTGttataacttttataaaaactctagaacatatttgtttcaaataTTTGATTGTCAGTTGCTTTAATGGAACTTCACTAGGTGATCTCATTAAATCTTGCTCATGCACTGTTCAGGAACGGCGATATATATTGCAAAGGAGGTTGTTGATAATGCAAAGCTTGATTTGACGGCTATTGACTATGAAAATGTGGCCAATAAGGCTTCTTCTGAGGCCTTACCGCAGCTTAGTAACAGAAAGAGGAAGCATGGTAAGAATAATGGATCTCTTGAGCGTCGGGGTGAGACGGGAGTGGAGGAACAGAAGAAACATTCTGCTACACCACTGTCTCTGAAGATAGCTGCACTTGAAGCACTGGGAGCTCTTCTCACTGTGGTATGTCAGGGTCGTATCTGTATTTGTAGAATATATAATTACCGAACACTATTTATTGTTTGTGGATCAAGGTGCTTAGTTCACGAAGAATGTTTTGTCATTTGATTGGTTCTTTTTTTGTTCCAGAGACATCATTTTTACAATCTCTTATGGAAATATTGTTATAATTTATCCTTCTACTGCTTATGAGTTTATCATCAGATATATTGTATGCTTCTGAGTTCCCCTAAAACAAAACACAATGTACTTTCAGGTTGGTGGTCTGAAAAATGAGGACTGGCGATCGGAGGTTGATGTTCTATTGATAAGAACGGCTGTGGATTCTTGTCAAGGGAAATTGGTGCTGAATGAGCCAAATACATGTTTGCAAGATTTGCAACTTGCAGCATTACGTGCACTTCTGGCATCTCTTCTTTCCTCGGCAAGCTCCCGCCCTCTTCATTTAGCCCGAGGTCTTGAGCTTTTTCGCCAAGGTATTTATTGTTAGCAGTATGTGAAATTCCGTTTTTTTTTCCTGTTTGCCTTTCCTTTGTCCTTTTCGTTTAGAAAGCCCGAAAACTGGTCCCTTTTTGTAGAAGAATAACAAAATCCAAGATAAGGGGGACTGATTTTGGGGCATTTTAGTAGAAAATGACCAATTTTGGAATCCTAGGACCAAATATACAGTATATCAGTAACTTTGTTAACTTGTGCAGGAAAGCAAGAAACTGGAAAGGTTGCCAAGTTCTGTACCGATGCTCTAATGGAGTTGGAGGTGCTCATACATCCCAGAGCCCTTCCGCTCACAGATTTATCATCTACAAACTCGATGACTAATACAGATAACTTGAATCACAAGTTCCAACAGAACACTTATGCTCCTGCTCAAAACTTCTTTTCTCCGTTTTCCAGCAGTATGGACAATGCTCCTTTAGTGGATGAAGGGAATCTTTATGACGAGTTCCTTACAGAAGAAAACGAAATAGAAGCGCCGAGTAGAAACCTGGACTCTGGAAAGCTTCCTGAAGTTTCCCAGCATGGAAAAAGGAGCTCCTCAGGCTGATTTGAGAAGCCATGGGAATGAAAATATGGTTATAAAAGCTGTTGGAAGTTCAGTAAGCGTCGAGGAGAGGGGTAGAGAAGATGAAATCATGGCGGAGCAACATCATGGTCAAGAATTTCTCCATCTCGGCTCTTCAAAAGGTATGGTAACTGACTCTTCAAGTAAAATGCTGGAAAACACTAGGGTAGAGTTGGAAAACGAGGTGGTTAGAGCAACAAGCGAAGTTGTCCCAGCCGAGAAAAGAGGCAAGTTTGACAACCTAGTTGGAACTAGTTCTCTGAAACCGTCTTCTGACGGAAAGAATGATTCGGACAATGACTCGATGGATTCCATGCCTGACATAGTCTTTCCTGATACGGAGGAGGAAGATTCAGATGACTCGGATTCTGAATGATGATTTGGTATTTGCAATTTTTCAAGGCTGTAGGAAATTGTTGCTTAGAAAAAGGTATTGGGCAGGCCCACTTATACTATCCATGATGGCCCATATATGTATAACTCTGGCCCGTGCTATATTATATATTCTGCTTTTTTTTCAATTTTCCATTTTTGTATTTTCCATTTCCtctgatattttttttatataattattttgtgaaaatgatttttttttctcCTTATCGTGGAAACCAAGAGAGCGACAGACTCATGATAATACTACTACTTAGTCGTAGTTGGTATACATTCAAGATCGGCTGCAATTCACTTAGTTAGAGTCAACTCGACACTAGTGATTGAAAGGTTGACTAATATCAGACAGCAACTTTGacatttattaaaaattaatttgtAATACTAGTAATTACTGGTTGGTCAGTTGTGAAATGCTAATCCTATGCTCAGAATGATCGACAAGATTGGACTCGACGGACCGACAAATTCAATACTACAATTCAAATGTTCCGTTTTGATAGATATTTCATGTCTAATATTAATCCTAATTTCATGTTGAGTCATATAAAATTAGTAAAACGATCCAAACAAGTAATATGTAGTTTTTGTCCAATAAAAGTTCAGCAGACAAGATTAAGAGAAAACTGCCAGTGATGCTTGTAAAACAATAAGACAAGTGATGGAATTTTATCTAATTTTTTTATTAATCATAGGTTATACGATAAAGTTAGGGAGGCAACAATAAAGAGTATCAAATGTGTGACATTAAATAAAGTCCCACCGGGAAATCTAACTGGAAAATTAAAAATTTCGTCTAAAACTCAAAATgcagcctttttaagttttaattaatttaatgtTTGATTCATTTTAATTTTTTTGTGCGAAGATATAAAAAATAGAATGAAAATATGAGTAATAAGTCTTCATTTTAGCCGAGCAACTTTTGCTGTAATTCGTCCCGATAATCGGATCATGAACGATATTTTTCGATAATACTTGTAATTTTTGTCTTGTCTTGAGGGAATTTGTGAACGATGTTTTTTGATAATGCCTATAATTTTTGTCTACTTTGAAGGGCTAGTAATTTCATCCGAATATCATATTAATTATCACGAATTGACTCGGccattttatttataaaattgtttCCTCCATTAAAAGAAAAATCATTTTGATTTAAAGTTCATCACTTACAAcaaaaattttatatctatattttttcattttaaaatttaaaaatagaaATTTTTATAATTTAATGAGGACAAGGGATCGAACTACTTTCAAACTACTCGAAGTTGTAATAATATCCCGTCATTTGAGAATGATTCCGGTCTCTGTTCTTTTCTTTATCCGGCAAATTAGAATTTCTTCAGTCCTCCTCAAAGTCCTTTTCTTTCAATCAATCAATTCATTgacaaaaaataaataatttggCATTGCAAATGGTGGGCCCTATTTAAATTTGTAACTCTTTCCCTCTCCTACATAGATAAAGCTTCTCTCTTTCTCACACTCTTTCTTACATTACAGAACAGATTCAGATCCGTGATCGATCACTACCCATCTGCAATTTGGCTCGATTATCATCCTCAAAAGC
This genomic window contains:
- the LOC139881076 gene encoding uncharacterized protein: MSAFNLLTDVYDMALKPRLLRRLSREHLPDENRPFRSSFELTKFVSLIQTHKLLLEYPVADKKLADSWKSSVDDWVDRCVALTSANTPDKCWVGICFLGLTCQECSSERFLASYSVWFNKLASHVQSAGGSQFVKVASCTSVTDLLIRLGGLPNTKRDGTSLAGKLIQPVLKLLNEDTSEAIWEAAAHLLCAAVNFFPASIHRHLDSAEAAIATKILSGKCSANMLKKLAYCLALLPKSKGDASSWFLMMQKILLLLNSLLTDVFHGLEEESKNHEVVRSLVLPGKDPPPSLGGLANLGDEIDNPLKGSEKLLMSSVQTLMLSCCMMLTSSYPNQVTVPITSLLALVERVLKVDGSVPHAQLPFMTSMHQELICLDLPVLHLCCLDLLTAIVKGMHSQLLPFAASVVRLIKEYFETCALPELRIKVYSIIKILLITMGAGTAIYIAKEVVDNAKLDLTAIDYENVANKASSEALPQLSNRKRKHGKNNGSLERRGETGVEEQKKHSATPLSLKIAALEALGALLTVVGGLKNEDWRSEVDVLLIRTAVDSCQGKLVLNEPNTCLQDLQLAALRALLASLLSSASSRPLHLARGLELFRQGKQETGKVAKFCTDALMELEVLIHPRALPLTDLSSTNSMTNTDNLNHKFQQNTYAPAQNFFSPFSSSMDNAPLVDEGNLYDEFLTEENEIEAPSRNLDSGKLPEVSQHGKRSSSG